The Blastocatellia bacterium genome window below encodes:
- a CDS encoding MBL fold metallo-hydrolase, which yields MKTRVFIGCLVVSCVAWFMPLVHPQAGLLRIYFIDIGQGHAALVVSPTGKTMLIDGGPDGAGTSAIIPFMESAGLTRLDVMVATHYDADHIGGLDEVAARFAPGIAYDSGDLTVTSNPAITAYLNAARPVRATMRAGQVIDLGGGATATCLVVNGQLASGGRVGIFGRTDQFDQRDNSASIGLLIQYGDFDFFVAGDLTGGGNNTTDVESTVAQLVGDVDVLQLSHHGSNTSSNPTFLAALKAEVGIVQAGRTNTFGHPSVEALDLFINTTPTSGQRPTPPDADAPANRPPFVFQNQQSPSGSSVSHQGIVARGTITVETNGNGYIVTSARLPRIPFAEDGAEAGLRTDFPPSVIVTHLPLLPRSDERVIIQAQIADNSGVIDSATLTYSINDGERTTVELSRVSNTDFIGTIPAQPDGARVQYEVRARDGAGQITVARGGYFAGTTPIAALRVNDDWGVPQFLGFPARIVGTVTVSNGTFSSSNSDIYVQDATAGINVFRLRSTNLQAVLGDLLSVTGRLSVFNGVLMLDVTNPLPNAPFPSPFGASRLGVGGSVTPLVRTIAQLDETVEGMLVRVDNVRVIDGSIPSSNNNGNLLIGDGTGEVTLRILRETGIPGMTTPSGRFSVVGILSQFDRFRPFDSGYQLLPRSRADLILQ from the coding sequence ATGAAAACGAGAGTATTTATCGGTTGTTTGGTCGTGAGCTGCGTGGCGTGGTTCATGCCGTTGGTTCATCCGCAAGCCGGTCTGTTGCGAATTTATTTCATTGACATTGGTCAGGGTCATGCTGCGCTTGTCGTTTCGCCGACGGGCAAGACCATGCTGATAGATGGTGGACCGGATGGCGCCGGCACGTCAGCCATCATTCCGTTCATGGAGAGCGCAGGGCTTACGCGCTTGGATGTGATGGTGGCCACGCATTACGATGCCGATCACATCGGCGGGCTGGATGAAGTGGCGGCCAGATTCGCTCCCGGCATCGCTTATGACAGTGGCGACCTGACCGTTACCAGCAATCCCGCCATTACAGCCTACCTGAACGCTGCTCGACCAGTGCGTGCGACGATGCGCGCCGGTCAGGTGATTGATCTGGGCGGCGGTGCGACGGCGACTTGCTTGGTTGTCAACGGGCAATTGGCTAGCGGTGGACGTGTCGGCATCTTCGGTCGCACCGATCAATTCGATCAACGCGACAACTCGGCCTCGATCGGCTTGCTCATTCAGTATGGTGATTTCGATTTCTTCGTGGCTGGCGACCTGACCGGCGGCGGCAACAATACGACGGATGTTGAATCCACTGTCGCGCAATTGGTCGGCGATGTGGACGTTCTGCAACTCAGTCACCACGGCAGCAACACCAGTAGCAACCCGACATTCCTCGCTGCGCTCAAAGCCGAGGTCGGCATCGTGCAAGCAGGACGAACCAACACCTTCGGGCATCCATCGGTTGAGGCGCTCGATTTGTTTATCAACACAACGCCGACCAGCGGTCAGCGCCCGACACCGCCAGATGCCGACGCGCCGGCCAATCGTCCACCGTTTGTTTTTCAAAATCAGCAGAGTCCTTCCGGCAGCAGCGTGAGTCATCAAGGCATCGTTGCTCGTGGCACAATCACGGTAGAAACAAACGGCAACGGTTACATTGTCACCAGCGCCCGCTTGCCGCGAATACCATTTGCTGAGGATGGCGCTGAAGCTGGCCTTCGCACGGATTTTCCACCCTCGGTGATCGTGACGCACTTGCCGCTCCTGCCTCGCTCCGATGAGCGCGTCATCATTCAAGCGCAGATCGCCGATAACTCCGGTGTGATTGATTCGGCGACGCTGACGTATTCAATCAACGATGGTGAACGCACGACAGTGGAGTTGAGCCGCGTGTCCAACACGGATTTCATCGGCACGATTCCAGCTCAACCTGATGGCGCGCGTGTTCAGTATGAGGTGAGAGCACGCGACGGAGCCGGACAGATCACAGTCGCGCGCGGCGGTTACTTCGCCGGCACAACGCCCATTGCGGCGTTGCGCGTCAATGACGACTGGGGCGTTCCGCAGTTTCTTGGTTTTCCCGCGCGCATTGTGGGAACCGTGACGGTTAGCAACGGAACATTCAGCAGTAGCAACAGTGATATTTACGTGCAAGATGCCACAGCCGGCATCAATGTTTTTCGTTTGCGCTCGACGAACCTGCAAGCGGTTCTGGGCGACCTCCTTTCGGTCACCGGTCGCCTCTCAGTGTTTAATGGCGTCTTGATGTTGGATGTCACCAATCCGCTGCCCAATGCTCCCTTCCCATCTCCGTTCGGCGCAAGCAGGCTCGGCGTGGGCGGCAGCGTCACCCCGCTTGTGAGGACAATCGCTCAGCTTGACGAGACGGTCGAGGGAATGCTCGTGCGCGTGGATAACGTGCGAGTCATTGATGGCTCAATTCCATCGAGTAACAACAATGGAAACCTCTTGATCGGCGATGGAACTGGTGAGGTGACGCTGCGCATTCTGCGCGAGACGGGCATTCCAGGCATGACCACCCCATCAGGCCGGTTCAGCGTGGTGGGCATTCTGAGCCAATTTGATCGCTTTCGTCCGTTTGACAGCGGCTATCAGTTATTGCCGCGCAGTCGCGCCGACTTGATCCTCCAGTGA